From Paenibacillus segetis, one genomic window encodes:
- a CDS encoding carbohydrate deacetylase has product MAKFLIINGDDFGMSEYVNQGIMEAHTFGPLTSASLMVNMKGFEQAVRWAKLTPTLGVGLHFNLTWGKPISEPGKVASLIIEDGSFSGNRGQWCEEDIELEFQSQYNKMVAAGLPPTHLDSHHHIHIENPRVYSVLKKFANQYGLPLRLNPNTTDILDRPLMTTDHLILDTYDTSNGASRLLSHLIELNHGTTELMCHPGYPEYGLRLDPSKHDSRGREFLALTDHRIPTILREQDIQLIHYGHLTKVHDLQKSPHPSRHSHSPNKTRRLPRTRRLSTTTTTKTRHRTKRAKRHPLRNKRTHK; this is encoded by the coding sequence TTGGCGAAGTTTCTTATCATAAACGGAGACGATTTTGGAATGTCTGAGTATGTAAACCAAGGAATAATGGAAGCCCACACCTTTGGACCTTTAACAAGTGCCTCCCTTATGGTAAACATGAAAGGTTTTGAACAGGCTGTTAGGTGGGCAAAACTAACACCAACTTTAGGTGTGGGACTTCATTTCAACCTAACTTGGGGAAAACCGATCTCAGAGCCGGGGAAAGTCGCTTCCCTCATAATAGAGGATGGCTCTTTTTCAGGTAATCGAGGTCAATGGTGTGAGGAAGACATTGAACTGGAGTTTCAAAGCCAATATAACAAAATGGTCGCAGCAGGACTCCCACCAACACATTTGGATTCGCATCATCACATTCATATTGAAAATCCACGGGTGTATTCAGTGTTGAAGAAGTTTGCCAATCAATACGGACTTCCTTTACGGTTAAATCCAAATACAACTGACATCCTGGATCGTCCACTGATGACAACTGACCACCTTATATTGGATACTTACGATACATCGAATGGAGCCTCTCGCCTACTATCCCATTTAATAGAACTAAATCATGGAACGACAGAACTTATGTGTCATCCGGGATATCCTGAGTATGGTTTACGCTTGGATCCCTCCAAGCATGATTCACGTGGGCGAGAATTCCTCGCGCTAACCGATCACCGAATACCTACTATTCTTCGTGAACAGGATATTCAGTTGATTCATTATGGGCATCTCACAAAAGTCCATGACTTACAAAAATCTCCTCATCCGAGCCGCCATTCTCACTCTCCCAACAAAACGAGACGGCTACCTCGAACAAGGAGACTCTCAACTACTACTACTACAAAAACTCGCCATCGCACCAAACGGGCCAAACGTCATCCATTACGCAACAAGAGAACTCACAAATAG
- a CDS encoding alpha-glucosidase/alpha-galactosidase, whose protein sequence is MSKITFMGAGSTVFAKNVLGDVMLTEALQGFELALYDINEERLRDSERLLNSMRQSLGSQCTVKAYTDRKAALKGAKYVINAIQVGGYDPCTITDFEIPKKYGLRQTIADTLGIGGVFRNLRTIPVMLDFAKDMQEVCPDAWFFNYTNPMAVLTNVMNTVGGIKTVGLCHSVQTCVSGLFDALGMDQDGLKTKIAGINHMAWLLEVSRDGVDLYPEIKRRAAEKQKETHHDMVRYELMQRFGYYVTESSEHSAEYHPYFIKKNYPELIERFNIPLDEYPRRCIEQIKGWSDMREKLFASQHIEHVRSLEYASYMLEAMETNKPYKIGGNVMNTGLITNLPSEACVEVPCLVDASGITPTYVGDLPPQLAALNRTNINTQLLTIEAAVTGKKEHIYHAAMLDPHTAAELSMDDIVAMCDDLIEAHGNWLPAYK, encoded by the coding sequence ATGTCCAAAATTACTTTTATGGGTGCAGGTAGTACGGTTTTTGCCAAAAATGTTCTCGGCGATGTGATGTTGACTGAAGCGTTGCAGGGATTTGAGCTCGCTTTGTACGATATAAATGAGGAACGTCTTCGCGATTCAGAGAGATTGCTTAATAGCATGAGACAGTCGCTTGGCAGTCAGTGCACCGTAAAGGCGTATACCGACCGCAAGGCAGCGCTGAAGGGTGCTAAATACGTTATTAATGCGATTCAAGTCGGTGGCTACGACCCATGTACGATTACAGATTTTGAAATACCTAAGAAGTATGGCCTACGTCAGACGATCGCAGATACCCTTGGAATAGGAGGGGTCTTCCGTAATTTGCGAACGATTCCGGTGATGCTCGATTTCGCCAAAGATATGCAGGAAGTGTGTCCAGATGCGTGGTTCTTCAACTATACAAACCCAATGGCTGTGCTAACCAATGTCATGAACACTGTAGGCGGAATCAAGACGGTGGGTCTTTGTCACAGTGTGCAGACCTGTGTATCGGGATTGTTTGATGCGCTTGGCATGGATCAAGACGGACTTAAGACTAAAATCGCTGGTATAAATCATATGGCTTGGTTGCTGGAAGTATCTCGTGATGGAGTGGACTTGTATCCAGAGATTAAACGCAGAGCAGCAGAGAAACAGAAGGAGACCCACCATGATATGGTCCGGTACGAGCTTATGCAACGCTTCGGTTATTATGTAACGGAATCGTCAGAGCATAGTGCTGAATACCATCCATACTTCATCAAAAAGAACTATCCAGAGCTGATTGAACGCTTCAATATTCCGCTCGATGAATATCCTCGTCGTTGCATTGAGCAGATCAAGGGCTGGTCCGATATGCGTGAGAAATTATTCGCCAGTCAGCATATTGAGCATGTGCGCAGTTTGGAATATGCTTCCTATATGTTAGAGGCGATGGAAACGAACAAGCCATACAAAATCGGTGGTAATGTCATGAATACGGGACTAATTACCAACCTGCCTTCAGAAGCGTGCGTGGAAGTGCCTTGTCTTGTAGATGCCTCGGGTATTACACCAACTTATGTTGGAGACCTCCCACCACAGCTTGCAGCCTTGAATAGAACGAACATCAACACCCAATTACTTACGATTGAAGCTGCGGTGACCGGGAAGAAAGAACATATTTACCACGCGGCTATGCTTGATCCGCATACGGCTGCGGAGTTGTCTATGGATGATATTGTTGCGATGTGTGACGATCTTATCGAAGCACATGGTAACTGGCTTCCAGCTTATAAATAG
- a CDS encoding aldehyde dehydrogenase, protein MDSKAVLSMVSKQQQYVRSGHTKSIEFRLEQLKRLKTVIQQNESLIADALYKDLRKSPFEAYATEIGYVYDSISYCIKHLKQWAKPKRVATPIIHFGSKSYIYPEPYGSVLIIGPFNYPFMLVMDPLIGAISAGNSAIVKPSEYTPHVSAAISKLLRDNFDESYIAVVEGGKEATSALIHAPVDLIFFTGSTKVGKIVMQAAAENLVPVVLELGGKSPCIVDRTVDLDLAAQRIVWGKFLNNGQTCVAPDYLLVHKEIKPALIAKMKEQLMAFYGEDPKLSEDYGRIVNEQQWDRLRGLVNESKVVVGGEGDREDMYFAPTIMNNVAWTDKVMEEEIFGPILPVLEYSDLDEAIESINLRPKPLALYLFTKNKVTETKVMEQVSFGGGCINDTVLHLVSPYLPFGGVGASGMGAYHGRHSFETFSHLKSVLKKSTKINLSLIYPPSSSKKLKLIKKFLK, encoded by the coding sequence ATGGATTCTAAAGCCGTGTTATCAATGGTGAGTAAACAACAGCAATATGTCCGCTCAGGTCATACGAAATCAATTGAATTTCGGTTAGAGCAGTTGAAACGATTAAAGACAGTAATTCAGCAAAATGAAAGCTTGATTGCAGATGCTCTATATAAGGATCTTCGGAAGTCTCCATTTGAAGCTTATGCAACGGAAATCGGCTATGTATATGACAGTATTAGTTATTGCATAAAACATCTGAAACAATGGGCTAAGCCCAAGCGGGTCGCTACACCGATTATCCATTTTGGGTCAAAAAGCTATATCTACCCTGAGCCGTATGGTTCAGTCCTCATCATAGGCCCTTTTAATTATCCCTTTATGTTGGTAATGGATCCGCTGATCGGAGCGATCTCGGCGGGAAATTCCGCCATTGTTAAGCCATCTGAGTACACGCCTCATGTATCTGCGGCCATAAGTAAGCTGCTTCGTGACAACTTTGATGAGTCCTATATCGCAGTTGTTGAGGGTGGAAAGGAAGCTACTTCGGCGTTGATTCACGCTCCAGTAGATCTGATCTTTTTTACGGGAAGTACGAAGGTTGGGAAGATCGTGATGCAAGCAGCGGCAGAGAATCTCGTACCGGTTGTGCTTGAACTGGGGGGTAAGAGTCCCTGCATTGTAGATCGTACCGTCGATCTCGACCTGGCTGCTCAGCGTATCGTTTGGGGGAAATTCCTGAATAATGGCCAGACCTGTGTTGCACCGGACTATCTGCTCGTTCATAAGGAGATCAAGCCAGCACTCATCGCAAAGATGAAGGAGCAGCTAATGGCTTTCTATGGAGAAGATCCAAAGCTTAGTGAAGACTACGGGAGAATCGTAAACGAACAACAATGGGACCGTCTTCGTGGCCTTGTTAATGAATCAAAGGTTGTTGTCGGTGGTGAGGGAGATCGTGAAGATATGTATTTCGCACCAACGATTATGAACAATGTAGCTTGGACTGACAAAGTGATGGAAGAAGAAATATTTGGCCCCATTTTACCTGTATTGGAGTATAGCGATCTTGATGAAGCAATTGAAAGTATTAACCTCAGACCCAAGCCTCTGGCCCTCTATTTATTTACGAAAAATAAGGTAACAGAGACTAAGGTGATGGAGCAGGTGTCATTTGGTGGCGGATGTATCAACGATACGGTGTTGCATCTAGTAAGTCCTTATCTTCCTTTTGGAGGAGTTGGGGCTTCAGGAATGGGCGCTTATCATGGTCGGCATAGCTTTGAAACGTTCTCTCATTTAAAAAGTGTGCTAAAGAAATCGACTAAAATCAATTTGAGTCTCATTTATCCACCCTCTAGCTCCAAGAAATTGAAGCTTATAAAGAAATTTTTGAAGTGA
- a CDS encoding helix-turn-helix transcriptional regulator yields MLAWRLKWNDWVLYIIRTIFLISVLYFAEKYGTNSSAPMWLIFGLILVSYAVPLLLLQLGKKPYLISELILLALLVPYLTSINHLLTGNLVMYCMMVGFYNERKMYMGSGIAILLIAFAGPVVLLPEAPVSYLSITSSCLIYTALGFVFHILVSSKEEIEKRNVIIQEQYRLLEQHARQVEQNSILKERDRIFNELQHSISHTYTTLVLGLESLKQEISTEREANMVERIMDVTHSGLNEVKQAVQDLGPLELNFTLSEMIHLAIDELNSTGCEVILRFSGEERDLSKEQKLLLIRCLHEAVSLAKREGNAAHIQITVKCLDTNVELILQDDGHGTEEERLSSGLESLQGRLQDLGGHLQISSFLNQGMTVTCTLPIIMDQANTTIGIVVADSEPIVREALAALLSMQDDMQVIAASSSGSELLELCRAEHPDVILLSSEYEEGDCLALIGAIKEISPEIKIIVMTSSDSDQHVVMEAIQLGVEGCMEKVISSRELLSKIRSLYRGEMIITQQLAKQLVQSAKEGSLRDDDKKNEYGLTERELEVLQYLSENLKYKEIAERLFLAEGTVRNYLSVIYSKMNVTSRTEATEKAQSEGII; encoded by the coding sequence ATGTTGGCTTGGAGATTGAAATGGAATGATTGGGTACTCTATATCATCCGAACGATTTTTTTGATTTCTGTACTTTATTTTGCGGAGAAATATGGGACGAATAGCTCTGCGCCTATGTGGTTGATATTTGGACTCATCTTGGTTTCTTATGCCGTACCTTTACTTTTATTGCAACTGGGGAAGAAGCCTTATCTTATTTCTGAACTAATATTACTTGCTTTGTTGGTCCCTTACTTAACCTCGATCAATCACTTGCTCACAGGTAATCTAGTCATGTACTGCATGATGGTTGGTTTTTATAATGAACGTAAAATGTACATGGGCTCAGGGATTGCTATCTTACTCATTGCTTTTGCAGGACCCGTGGTATTGTTACCCGAGGCACCCGTTTCGTATTTGTCAATTACGTCGTCATGTCTGATCTATACGGCTTTGGGATTTGTTTTTCATATCCTCGTATCCTCCAAAGAAGAGATTGAGAAGCGTAATGTGATTATTCAAGAGCAATACCGCTTACTGGAGCAGCATGCACGGCAAGTGGAGCAGAACTCGATCCTTAAGGAAAGAGACCGAATTTTTAATGAACTTCAGCACTCTATTAGCCATACATATACAACCCTTGTACTTGGTTTGGAATCATTGAAACAAGAAATATCGACGGAGCGCGAGGCGAACATGGTTGAGCGGATTATGGACGTAACTCACAGCGGATTGAATGAAGTGAAGCAGGCCGTTCAGGACCTAGGGCCATTAGAGTTGAATTTTACCCTGAGCGAAATGATTCATTTAGCAATAGACGAACTCAATAGTACGGGGTGCGAGGTAATTCTACGATTCAGTGGGGAAGAAAGAGATCTTTCCAAGGAGCAGAAGCTTCTATTGATACGTTGTCTGCATGAGGCGGTGTCACTTGCCAAAAGGGAAGGGAACGCAGCTCATATTCAGATCACGGTGAAATGCTTGGATACTAACGTCGAGCTTATTTTACAGGATGATGGGCATGGTACTGAAGAGGAACGTCTATCGAGTGGACTTGAATCGTTACAAGGACGGCTTCAAGATTTAGGTGGCCATCTGCAAATTTCGTCCTTTCTAAATCAGGGAATGACGGTTACGTGTACGCTTCCTATCATTATGGATCAAGCAAATACAACGATTGGAATAGTTGTAGCAGATAGTGAGCCGATCGTTCGGGAGGCATTGGCAGCATTATTATCGATGCAAGACGATATGCAGGTCATCGCCGCCTCTTCTAGTGGATCTGAGCTGTTAGAGTTGTGCCGGGCGGAGCACCCTGACGTGATTCTTCTCTCATCTGAGTATGAAGAAGGCGATTGTCTTGCTTTGATCGGAGCAATAAAGGAAATTTCACCTGAGATCAAGATCATTGTGATGACCAGTTCGGATAGCGACCAACATGTAGTCATGGAAGCCATTCAACTTGGCGTGGAAGGCTGCATGGAGAAAGTTATCTCTTCAAGAGAGCTATTATCCAAAATTAGATCCCTCTATCGCGGTGAGATGATTATTACTCAGCAGCTTGCCAAGCAGCTGGTGCAGTCAGCGAAAGAAGGTTCCCTACGTGATGACGATAAGAAAAATGAGTATGGATTAACGGAGCGAGAACTGGAAGTGCTGCAATATCTGTCTGAGAATTTGAAATATAAAGAGATTGCCGAACGATTATTTCTGGCGGAGGGTACGGTTCGCAACTACTTGTCAGTCATTTACTCTAAAATGAATGTGACTAGTAGAACAGAAGCCACGGAGAAGGCACAAAGTGAGGGGATCATTTAA
- the rnhA gene encoding ribonuclease H, with amino-acid sequence MAKQKYYVVWVGKRPGIYHSWAECKEQVEQVKDAKYKSYDSSSEAQKAYSEGWTKHWGKKQTGSSGSKGTSSSRASSSSSASSASIDYDSVSVDVGTRGNPGPIEYQGVDTKTGEVLFAVGPIPNGTNNLGEFLAIVHSLAYLKQLGSTKTVYSDSRTALKWVREKQVATSLVRDESTKEVWNLVDRALKWLENNRYENKLLKWETKEWGEIKADYGRK; translated from the coding sequence GTGGCGAAACAGAAATATTACGTAGTTTGGGTGGGAAAACGCCCAGGCATATACCATAGCTGGGCAGAGTGTAAGGAGCAGGTGGAGCAAGTCAAAGATGCTAAATATAAATCTTATGATTCTAGTAGTGAGGCACAGAAGGCTTATAGCGAAGGCTGGACCAAACATTGGGGGAAGAAGCAGACAGGTAGTAGCGGGTCCAAGGGAACTTCATCAAGCCGTGCTTCATCTTCTTCGTCAGCATCTAGTGCTAGCATCGACTATGATAGCGTATCTGTAGATGTAGGAACTAGAGGGAATCCAGGACCGATTGAATATCAAGGTGTAGACACAAAGACGGGGGAAGTTCTTTTTGCCGTTGGTCCTATTCCTAATGGTACAAATAATCTAGGTGAATTTCTGGCGATTGTGCACTCACTAGCCTATTTGAAGCAACTGGGAAGTACAAAGACGGTATACAGTGATTCAAGAACAGCATTGAAATGGGTTCGTGAGAAGCAAGTGGCTACGAGCCTGGTTCGAGATGAATCGACGAAAGAGGTTTGGAATTTGGTGGACCGGGCGTTGAAATGGTTGGAGAATAATCGCTACGAGAATAAATTGCTGAAATGGGAAACCAAGGAGTGGGGCGAGATCAAAGCGGATTATGGAAGAAAATAG
- a CDS encoding CPBP family intramembrane glutamic endopeptidase, translating to MNNKNITLRNAILFIIMVAVLEAVLLILPIELNTAMFMLVPSIAALITMLVTREALHKEGWKSLGFGTFQGKTFMIGLLTPILLIGVSYAIIWTTGLGVLGVSPENSGKGVELAIRFIITLVGGAVTVVLGEELGWRGYLLPRLTSLGTSKALLWSSVIWGLFHLPIMIFTDLYHSDVNLYVYIPLFLLNVVLAGMFIGFLRLKSNSIWPALIAHSAHNLAWSYGDMFTQNQMSIVKYLTGDAGILLIIGYALALFVFMRSNKTTVTSKISL from the coding sequence ATGAATAACAAGAACATTACACTTCGGAACGCTATTCTATTTATAATCATGGTCGCCGTATTAGAAGCCGTTCTTCTCATCTTACCAATCGAACTGAATACGGCGATGTTTATGTTAGTGCCTTCGATTGCTGCCTTAATTACTATGCTTGTGACCCGTGAAGCGCTGCATAAGGAAGGTTGGAAGTCACTAGGGTTTGGAACCTTCCAAGGTAAAACCTTCATGATTGGTCTTCTAACCCCTATATTGCTCATCGGGGTCTCTTACGCTATCATCTGGACAACTGGCCTGGGCGTCCTCGGTGTCTCACCTGAGAATTCCGGAAAAGGTGTGGAGTTAGCTATCCGTTTTATCATTACGTTAGTCGGTGGGGCCGTAACTGTTGTTCTAGGTGAAGAACTCGGCTGGCGTGGATACTTACTACCGAGGTTAACAAGTCTGGGCACAAGCAAAGCGCTTCTATGGAGTAGTGTCATCTGGGGGTTATTTCATTTGCCTATTATGATATTTACAGATCTTTATCATAGCGACGTTAATTTATATGTATACATCCCGCTGTTTCTGTTAAACGTCGTACTTGCGGGGATGTTTATCGGTTTTCTTCGTTTGAAAAGCAATAGTATCTGGCCGGCTCTGATCGCACACAGCGCACATAACTTAGCATGGTCGTATGGCGATATGTTCACGCAAAATCAAATGTCGATTGTTAAATACTTAACAGGTGATGCCGGAATTCTATTAATTATCGGTTATGCCTTAGCGCTCTTTGTGTTCATGCGAAGCAACAAAACTACAGTCACTTCAAAAATTTCTTTATAA
- a CDS encoding protein-glutamine gamma-glutamyltransferase, protein MIVTINTGAEQANMLDLTEAEKAILQAKKQSPVVYRYDSPEALRFELKMRTKIVEAAKALNGSGVQFARFKDSRCNERYWSRTDEGGFQLKPYVLPSDGINDIFANGSLYAFECATAIVIILYKAVLDMLGPTVFNQYFRDLLLWDWNYDKDLQLVSNNGVKEAYPGDVLYFQNPDHNPKTPEWQGENVIKLADDLYFGHGIGITSSEDILSALNARRTPGSTTPAFLTDQVIHPDFEYLRKL, encoded by the coding sequence ATGATTGTTACGATAAATACAGGTGCAGAACAAGCGAACATGCTCGATCTCACAGAAGCTGAGAAAGCGATTTTACAGGCTAAGAAGCAGAGCCCAGTTGTATACAGATATGATTCTCCAGAGGCTTTGAGATTTGAACTAAAGATGAGGACAAAGATCGTGGAAGCTGCGAAAGCATTAAATGGTAGTGGAGTCCAATTTGCTAGGTTCAAGGACTCCCGCTGTAATGAGAGATATTGGTCCCGCACAGATGAGGGAGGCTTTCAATTAAAGCCGTATGTGCTACCTTCAGATGGGATCAATGATATTTTTGCGAATGGATCATTGTATGCATTTGAATGTGCTACCGCTATCGTTATTATTTTGTATAAAGCAGTGCTCGATATGTTGGGTCCTACGGTATTTAATCAGTATTTCAGGGACCTATTACTGTGGGATTGGAATTACGATAAGGACCTTCAGTTAGTTTCAAATAATGGTGTGAAAGAAGCCTACCCCGGCGATGTGTTATATTTCCAAAATCCTGACCATAACCCCAAAACGCCCGAATGGCAGGGGGAGAATGTCATCAAGCTCGCCGATGATTTATATTTTGGACACGGGATAGGAATAACTTCTTCGGAAGATATTCTATCGGCACTAAACGCGAGAAGAACGCCGGGAAGTACGACCCCAGCTTTTCTCACGGATCAGGTAATACACCCTGACTTCGAATATTTACGCAAACTGTAA